A genomic stretch from Mycobacterium cookii includes:
- a CDS encoding acyl-CoA thioesterase II: MTVLDLHHNGDGAFVGSHPSKNPPRTFGGLQMAQSFVAATRTLTRDLPPNALSAHFINGGETDKDIEFEVVTLRDERRFANRRVEVTQGGTLLASVMISFLAGGHGLEHNVEPPDVVDPEGLPSIKELLLGYEERVPLFVSALQPIEWRYTNDPSWVMREKGDRLAYNRVWVKADGVLPDDPALHTATMLYSSDTTVLDSIITTHGLSWGYDRIFAATVNHSVWFHRQVDFNDWVLYSTASPVAADSRGLGSGYFFDRSRRPVATVVQEGLVKYFP, encoded by the coding sequence ATGACGGTGCTCGACCTGCATCACAACGGTGACGGGGCCTTCGTCGGATCCCACCCCAGCAAGAACCCGCCCCGCACGTTCGGCGGGCTGCAGATGGCGCAGTCGTTCGTCGCCGCCACCCGCACATTGACCCGCGACCTTCCGCCCAACGCTCTGTCGGCGCATTTCATCAACGGCGGTGAGACCGACAAGGACATCGAATTCGAGGTGGTGACGCTCCGCGATGAGCGCCGCTTCGCCAACCGACGCGTCGAGGTGACCCAGGGCGGCACGTTGCTGGCGTCGGTGATGATCTCCTTCCTGGCCGGCGGTCATGGTCTCGAGCACAACGTCGAGCCACCCGACGTTGTCGACCCCGAGGGACTGCCGTCCATCAAGGAGTTGCTGCTCGGCTATGAGGAACGGGTGCCGCTGTTCGTCAGTGCGCTGCAACCCATCGAGTGGCGCTATACGAACGACCCGTCCTGGGTGATGCGGGAAAAAGGCGACCGTCTCGCGTACAACCGGGTCTGGGTCAAGGCGGACGGTGTGTTGCCCGACGACCCGGCGCTGCACACCGCGACGATGCTGTATTCCTCCGACACCACCGTGCTGGATTCGATCATCACGACGCACGGGCTGTCGTGGGGATACGACCGCATTTTCGCTGCGACCGTTAATCATTCAGTGTGGTTTCATCGCCAGGTCGATTTCAACGACTGGGTGTTGTACTCGACCGCCTCGCCGGTCGCGGCGGACTCGCGGGGGCTGGGGTCCGGGTACTTCTTCGACCGGTCGCGGCGGCCGGTCGCCACGGTGGTGCAAGAGGGCCTGGTGAAGTATTTTCCCTGA
- a CDS encoding DUF4190 domain-containing protein translates to MTGSWDTPDRRENARGTPQTGAPYPYPLPDPYRYQPAAIPGGYPPPYGGYPPRAAAPKNGLGVASLVLAVIGLVSVATVFAPIALGVAAVITGVIGHGRVKRGAANNGGVAIAGIVLGGLAIVVGLAFIAIWTTVWKDVGGGDYIGCMQKAGNDQFAQQQCADQFRRNVQDQLNITLTPTPVR, encoded by the coding sequence ATGACCGGATCTTGGGACACTCCGGACAGACGCGAAAACGCCCGGGGAACACCCCAAACCGGGGCGCCATACCCTTATCCGCTCCCCGATCCGTACCGGTATCAGCCCGCCGCTATTCCGGGTGGCTACCCTCCGCCCTACGGCGGTTATCCGCCGCGGGCTGCCGCGCCCAAGAACGGGCTCGGGGTTGCCTCGCTGGTGCTGGCAGTCATCGGATTGGTCAGCGTCGCGACCGTGTTCGCGCCCATCGCACTGGGTGTTGCCGCGGTGATCACCGGCGTCATCGGGCATGGCCGGGTCAAACGCGGCGCCGCGAACAACGGCGGGGTCGCGATCGCGGGCATCGTGTTGGGCGGCTTGGCGATCGTCGTCGGTCTGGCTTTCATCGCGATATGGACGACGGTGTGGAAGGACGTCGGCGGCGGCGACTACATCGGCTGCATGCAGAAAGCAGGCAACGACCAGTTCGCGCAGCAACAATGCGCCGACCAGTTCCGGCGAAACGTCCAAGATCAGTTGAACATCACCCTGACGCCGACCCCGGTCCGCTGA
- the cydC gene encoding thiol reductant ABC exporter subunit CydC, with protein MSASDPLLAAVPLLRPRLPRLLLGVALGALSLGSALALAGLSAWLITRAWQMPPVLDLSIAVVGVRTFAISRGVLHYCERLVTHDTAMRAAGTARAQIYSRLAHGRAEDATRLHSGELVARVGSDVDQLADVLVRAVLPFGVAAVLAAAATVAVGVISPAAAALLAICLLVAGIVAPWLAAKAATAQEAVARQHHSARDVAAMLALEHAPELRVAGRLQSVIVDLQRRQEAWSDAADAAARPAALATAIPTAAIGASVLGAVVAAIGLAGSAAPTTLAILMLLPLSAFEATTPLAAAAVQLTRSRIAARHLLDLTPVASPVSAPAALHRTAATATLRAHELSVAHSGTRVPNLKLRPGSRLAVTGPSGSGKTTLLMTLAGLLTPAGGEVTLDGAPLRLIDEPELRRAVSFFAEDAHVFATSIRDNLLVARGDCPDSELAVVLEQVGLSAWLTGLPDGLDTVLAAGAGALSAGQRRRLLLARAIIAPARIVLLDEPTEHLDVVDAEPILRRLLDPHGGLIAAERTVVVATHHLPDDSPSPELRISAGAYPVGQSSNAARLESES; from the coding sequence GTGTCGGCGTCTGACCCTCTGCTCGCCGCGGTGCCGTTGCTGCGTCCCCGTCTGCCACGATTGCTGCTCGGCGTTGCCCTCGGCGCGTTATCGCTCGGCAGTGCACTGGCGTTGGCCGGACTGTCGGCGTGGCTCATCACCCGCGCCTGGCAGATGCCGCCGGTGCTGGACCTGTCGATCGCGGTGGTCGGCGTGCGGACATTCGCGATTTCTCGTGGCGTGCTGCACTATTGCGAACGCCTCGTTACCCATGACACCGCGATGCGGGCTGCGGGCACCGCCCGTGCGCAGATCTATTCTCGCCTGGCCCACGGGCGCGCGGAGGATGCGACCCGCCTGCACAGCGGGGAGTTGGTCGCGCGGGTGGGCTCCGACGTCGACCAGTTGGCCGATGTGCTGGTCCGCGCTGTGCTGCCGTTCGGTGTCGCAGCCGTGCTGGCCGCGGCCGCGACCGTGGCGGTCGGGGTGATCTCACCGGCGGCCGCGGCGCTGTTGGCCATCTGCCTTCTGGTCGCCGGGATCGTCGCGCCGTGGCTGGCGGCGAAAGCTGCGACCGCGCAGGAAGCGGTTGCGCGTCAACATCATTCCGCGCGGGACGTCGCGGCGATGCTGGCCCTGGAACACGCGCCCGAGTTGCGGGTCGCCGGACGGCTGCAGAGCGTCATCGTGGATCTGCAACGCCGGCAGGAGGCGTGGAGTGACGCCGCCGATGCCGCGGCCCGACCCGCCGCATTGGCCACGGCCATTCCCACCGCGGCGATCGGGGCCAGCGTGCTGGGCGCCGTGGTGGCTGCGATCGGGCTGGCGGGCAGCGCCGCGCCGACCACGTTGGCCATTCTGATGCTGTTGCCGCTGTCCGCATTCGAGGCGACAACGCCGTTGGCCGCCGCCGCGGTCCAGTTGACGCGCTCGCGGATAGCGGCACGCCATCTCCTCGACCTGACGCCGGTGGCAAGTCCGGTATCCGCTCCGGCAGCGTTACACCGAACGGCTGCGACAGCGACGCTGCGCGCCCACGAGCTGTCGGTGGCCCACTCCGGTACCCGGGTGCCGAACCTAAAGCTGAGGCCTGGGTCGAGGCTGGCGGTCACCGGTCCCAGCGGGTCGGGCAAGACGACCCTGTTGATGACGCTCGCGGGCCTGCTGACACCCGCGGGTGGCGAGGTGACGCTGGACGGCGCACCGTTGCGCCTGATCGACGAACCCGAACTACGCCGTGCGGTCAGCTTTTTCGCCGAGGACGCGCACGTGTTCGCGACGTCCATCCGGGATAACCTGCTGGTCGCCCGCGGCGATTGCCCGGACAGCGAGCTGGCCGTTGTGCTGGAGCAGGTCGGCTTGAGTGCCTGGCTGACCGGCCTGCCGGACGGTCTGGACACCGTGTTGGCGGCCGGTGCCGGTGCGCTATCGGCAGGTCAGCGCAGGAGGCTGCTGCTGGCACGGGCAATCATCGCGCCTGCTCGGATTGTGCTGCTGGATGAGCCCACCGAACATCTGGACGTCGTCGACGCCGAGCCCATCTTGCGCCGTCTGCTGGATCCCCACGGCGGCCTGATTGCCGCGGAGCGGACCGTCGTTGTCGCTACCCACCACTTGCCCGACGACAGCCCAAGTCCCGAATTACGCATCAGCGCCGGCGCGTATCCTGTCGGACAGTCGTCTAACGCCGCCCGACTGGAGAGCGAATCATGA
- the cydD gene encoding thiol reductant ABC exporter subunit CydD yields MVCGVVISGCAIATAILLAHIASHVIADPSARSLAQWMPALVALLSLWVMRAVAHWLQTRLGQRGASAAIAELSTQVLAAVTARQPNDLAALRDDAAVVVTRGLDALRPYFTAYLPALFLAAILTPISVVVLGLYDVTSALIVVITLPLIPLFMVLIGLATAERSAAALAAMGTLQARLLDLIAGIPTLRALGRADGPEHRIAELSAAHRRSAMATLRIAFLSALVLELLATLGVALVAVSVGLRLVFGEISLSTGLTVLLLAPDVYWPLRRIGVEFHAAQDGRAAADRAFELIDSCPNTITGSRVVSARGAEIVLDGLSVAGRDGCRPNDLSAVLRPGRVTVLTGPNGAGKSTALQVIAGLTTATSGRVTVAGIDIADLEPNAWWQQVCWLPQRPVLIPGTVDENLSLFGALVDTKTACAAAGFDDVLTALPNGTQTVIGRGGVGLSLGQRQRLALARALGSRLPILLLDEPTAHLDAATERRVLDAIVERARAGDTVVVVGHRRQIVEIGDDLVHVSAAEEVAGVGV; encoded by the coding sequence GTGGTGTGCGGTGTGGTGATCTCCGGTTGCGCGATCGCGACGGCGATTCTGCTGGCGCACATCGCCTCCCACGTCATCGCCGACCCGTCGGCACGCAGCCTGGCGCAGTGGATGCCGGCGCTGGTGGCTCTGCTGTCGCTGTGGGTGATGCGTGCTGTTGCGCACTGGCTTCAAACCCGGCTGGGCCAACGCGGCGCCAGTGCGGCGATCGCCGAGCTCAGCACGCAAGTCCTGGCGGCAGTCACAGCCCGGCAACCCAACGACCTTGCGGCACTGCGCGACGACGCGGCCGTGGTGGTGACCCGCGGACTCGACGCGCTGCGGCCATATTTCACCGCATACCTGCCGGCATTGTTTCTCGCGGCGATCCTCACGCCGATCAGCGTCGTGGTGCTCGGCCTCTACGACGTCACCTCGGCTCTGATCGTCGTCATCACGCTGCCGTTGATTCCGCTCTTCATGGTGCTGATCGGCCTGGCCACCGCCGAGCGCTCCGCGGCGGCACTGGCGGCCATGGGCACACTGCAGGCTCGGTTGTTGGACTTGATTGCCGGTATTCCGACGCTGCGGGCTTTGGGTCGCGCCGACGGCCCCGAGCACCGCATCGCCGAGCTGAGCGCCGCGCACCGGCGTTCGGCGATGGCGACGCTGCGCATCGCGTTCCTCTCCGCGTTGGTGTTGGAACTGCTCGCCACCCTGGGCGTTGCCCTGGTCGCGGTCAGCGTCGGCCTTCGTCTCGTGTTCGGCGAAATCAGTTTGAGCACCGGCCTGACCGTCCTGCTGCTGGCACCCGACGTCTACTGGCCGCTGCGCCGCATCGGCGTGGAATTCCATGCCGCGCAGGATGGCCGGGCTGCCGCCGACAGAGCTTTCGAGCTCATCGATTCGTGCCCGAACACCATCACGGGCTCGCGCGTTGTCTCGGCACGCGGCGCCGAGATCGTCCTTGACGGGCTGAGCGTCGCAGGCCGCGACGGTTGCCGCCCAAACGATCTGAGCGCCGTCCTGCGGCCGGGCCGGGTGACCGTGCTCACCGGGCCCAACGGCGCGGGAAAAAGCACCGCATTGCAGGTGATCGCCGGGCTCACCACCGCGACCAGCGGTCGAGTCACTGTCGCCGGAATCGATATCGCCGACCTCGAACCAAACGCATGGTGGCAGCAGGTGTGCTGGCTGCCGCAGCGTCCGGTGCTGATTCCCGGCACCGTCGACGAGAACCTGTCACTGTTCGGCGCCTTGGTCGATACTAAAACTGCTTGTGCAGCAGCCGGTTTCGATGACGTTCTGACAGCGTTGCCGAATGGAACCCAGACGGTGATCGGGCGCGGCGGTGTCGGATTGTCGTTGGGGCAGCGACAGCGCCTCGCCCTGGCACGGGCACTCGGATCACGCTTACCGATACTGCTTCTCGACGAGCCCACGGCGCATCTCGACGCCGCGACGGAACGCCGTGTGCTGGACGCCATTGTCGAGCGAGCACGCGCCGGTGACACGGTGGTCGTGGTCGGCCACCGCCGGCAGATCGTCGAGATCGGTGACGATCTCGTGCACGTGAGTGCGGCAGAGGAGGTCGCTGGTGTCGGCGTCTGA
- the cydB gene encoding cytochrome d ubiquinol oxidase subunit II, with the protein MALHNVWFGLLAVLFLGFLILEGFDFGVGMLMEPIARMGSGDREPRRRAVLNTIGPVWDGNEVWLLTAGGAMFAAFPGMYATVFSSLYLPLLAILFGMIVRAVSIEWRGKVDDPKWRRWADFGIAAGSWLPAVLWGVAFAILVRGLPVDADHQVNLSITDVLSAYTLLGGLATCGLFLLYGAIFVVLKTSGSVRDDALRVAVRLSLPVTALVAGFGIWTQLAHGKPWTWLVLAVAVVAQLATVALVFSRKHEGWAFLCSAVVITAVVALLFGAMYPNLVPSTLDPRWSLTVSNASSSGYTLKIMTWAAAIFAPLVVAYQSWTYWVFRQRISADHIPPSIGLARRTP; encoded by the coding sequence GTGGCGCTTCACAACGTCTGGTTCGGTCTTCTTGCGGTGCTGTTTCTCGGGTTTCTCATTCTCGAGGGTTTCGATTTCGGCGTAGGCATGCTGATGGAGCCGATAGCCCGGATGGGCAGCGGCGACCGCGAACCGCGCCGCCGGGCGGTGCTGAACACCATCGGCCCGGTCTGGGACGGAAACGAGGTCTGGCTGCTCACCGCCGGCGGGGCGATGTTCGCCGCTTTCCCGGGGATGTATGCCACGGTGTTCTCGTCGCTGTACCTGCCGTTGCTGGCGATCTTGTTCGGCATGATCGTTCGGGCGGTATCCATCGAGTGGCGCGGCAAGGTCGACGACCCAAAGTGGCGGCGCTGGGCCGATTTCGGGATCGCGGCAGGCTCATGGTTGCCGGCGGTGCTGTGGGGGGTGGCCTTCGCCATCCTGGTCCGCGGACTCCCGGTCGACGCCGATCACCAAGTGAACCTGTCGATCACCGACGTGCTGAGCGCCTACACACTGCTGGGCGGCCTGGCCACCTGCGGACTGTTTCTGCTCTACGGCGCAATCTTCGTCGTGCTCAAGACGTCTGGCTCGGTGCGTGACGACGCGTTGCGGGTCGCGGTTCGGCTATCGCTACCGGTGACCGCACTGGTGGCCGGTTTCGGGATATGGACCCAACTGGCGCATGGCAAGCCATGGACCTGGCTGGTGCTGGCCGTCGCCGTCGTCGCGCAATTGGCCACCGTCGCACTGGTGTTCAGTCGCAAGCACGAGGGATGGGCATTCCTGTGCAGTGCCGTGGTGATCACCGCCGTCGTCGCGTTGCTGTTCGGCGCGATGTATCCCAACCTGGTTCCCTCCACGCTGGATCCGCGGTGGAGTCTGACCGTCAGCAACGCGTCCTCGAGCGGCTACACGCTGAAGATCATGACGTGGGCCGCAGCCATCTTCGCGCCACTGGTGGTCGCGTACCAAAGTTGGACGTATTGGGTTTTCCGTCAGCGCATTTCGGCTGACCACATACCGCCATCGATCGGCCTGGCAAGGCGAACACCCTGA
- a CDS encoding cytochrome ubiquinol oxidase subunit I, which translates to MNVVDVSRWQFGITTVYHFIFVPLTIGLAPLIAVMQTLWVVTDNVAWYRLTKFFGKLFLINFAIGVATGIVQEFQFGMNWSEYSRFVGDVFGAPLAMEGLAAFFFESTFLGLWIFGWSRLPRLIHLACIWIVAGAVNLSAFFIIAANSFMQHPVGAHYNPATKRAELHSISTLFTNNTGLAAFGHTVTASLLTAGTFIAAVSAWWMVRSHSQTADGDARSMYRPATVLGCWVALAATVALFFSGDAQGKLMFHQQPMKMASAESLCDTQTDPEFSILTIGRQNNCDSLTRVIEVPYVLSFLAKGRFHDVTLQGVRDIQRDDQQRFGAGDYRPNLFVTYWSFRAMIGFLLFPVLFALIALWLTRGGRIPNGRWFSRLALVTLPTPLLASSAGWIFTEMGRQPWIVAPNPTGDPKVHLAVDDGVSHHAPALVVISLATFTLIYAVLAVIWFWLLKRYVFEGPQEHDAEPAAPAPPGADEVAPLSFAY; encoded by the coding sequence ATGAACGTCGTCGACGTATCGCGATGGCAGTTCGGTATCACCACCGTCTACCACTTCATCTTCGTGCCGCTCACGATCGGTCTGGCGCCGCTGATCGCCGTCATGCAGACGCTCTGGGTGGTCACCGACAACGTTGCGTGGTACCGGCTTACCAAGTTCTTTGGGAAGCTGTTTTTGATCAACTTCGCGATCGGCGTGGCGACCGGGATCGTGCAGGAATTTCAGTTCGGGATGAACTGGAGCGAGTACTCGCGCTTCGTCGGCGACGTGTTCGGCGCACCACTGGCCATGGAAGGCCTGGCCGCGTTCTTCTTCGAGTCCACCTTCCTCGGCCTGTGGATCTTCGGCTGGAGCCGACTCCCCCGCCTGATCCACCTCGCATGCATCTGGATCGTCGCCGGCGCGGTGAACTTGTCCGCGTTCTTCATCATCGCGGCGAACTCCTTCATGCAGCACCCGGTCGGCGCGCACTACAACCCCGCAACCAAACGCGCTGAGCTGCATAGTATTTCGACGCTGTTCACCAACAACACCGGCCTGGCGGCGTTCGGGCACACAGTGACCGCCTCGTTGCTGACCGCGGGCACTTTCATCGCGGCGGTGAGCGCCTGGTGGATGGTTCGCTCGCACAGCCAGACAGCGGACGGCGATGCCCGCAGCATGTACCGGCCGGCCACCGTCCTGGGATGCTGGGTCGCGCTGGCCGCAACTGTTGCGCTGTTCTTCAGCGGAGATGCCCAGGGCAAGCTGATGTTCCACCAGCAGCCGATGAAAATGGCTTCCGCCGAATCGCTGTGCGACACCCAGACGGATCCCGAATTCTCCATCTTGACCATCGGACGGCAGAACAACTGCGACAGCCTGACCCGCGTCATCGAAGTTCCTTACGTCCTATCGTTTTTAGCGAAGGGCCGATTCCATGACGTCACGCTGCAAGGCGTGCGCGACATTCAGCGCGATGACCAACAACGTTTCGGCGCCGGAGACTACCGCCCGAACCTTTTCGTCACCTACTGGTCCTTCCGCGCGATGATCGGCTTCCTGCTGTTCCCGGTGTTGTTCGCGCTCATCGCGCTGTGGCTGACGCGTGGGGGGCGAATTCCCAACGGGCGGTGGTTCTCCCGCCTGGCCCTGGTGACGTTGCCCACCCCGCTTCTGGCCAGCAGTGCCGGCTGGATCTTCACCGAGATGGGTCGTCAGCCATGGATCGTCGCGCCTAACCCGACGGGCGACCCGAAGGTGCACTTGGCCGTCGACGATGGCGTGTCCCACCATGCGCCCGCATTGGTGGTCATCTCCCTTGCGACGTTCACTCTGATATATGCGGTTCTGGCGGTCATCTGGTTCTGGCTGTTGAAACGCTATGTCTTTGAAGGACCACAAGAACACGACGCCGAGCCTGCCGCGCCCGCACCGCCGGGTGCCGACGAGGTCGCTCCGTTGTCATTTGCCTATTGA
- a CDS encoding HdeD family acid-resistance protein: METTAVPKLLPHLWKSTLVSGILALTLGILVLLLPGHSIVIAAVLFGLYLLVTGAAQVIFAFSLHVSAGGRVLLFISGAASLVLAMLCFRHFGEGYAILLLAIWIGVGFIFRGVATSISAISDPHLPGRPWQIFLGLISLLAGIVMIGSPLESIEILTEIVGIWLIVLGVFEVVSSFGIRSASKKGAEALRP, encoded by the coding sequence ATGGAAACCACCGCTGTGCCAAAGTTATTGCCGCATTTGTGGAAGTCGACCCTGGTATCCGGAATCCTGGCGCTCACACTGGGAATCCTGGTGCTGCTGTTGCCCGGACATTCCATTGTCATCGCGGCCGTGCTGTTCGGCCTCTACCTTCTGGTCACGGGTGCCGCGCAGGTCATATTCGCTTTCAGCTTGCATGTCTCCGCCGGCGGGCGGGTGCTGCTATTCATCAGCGGCGCGGCCTCACTGGTGCTGGCCATGCTGTGCTTCCGCCACTTCGGCGAAGGCTACGCAATTCTCCTGCTGGCCATCTGGATTGGAGTGGGTTTCATCTTTCGCGGTGTGGCAACGTCGATCTCGGCGATCAGCGATCCCCACCTTCCCGGGCGGCCCTGGCAGATATTCCTCGGCCTGATCAGCCTCCTCGCGGGCATCGTGATGATCGGGTCGCCGCTGGAAAGCATCGAGATCCTCACCGAGATCGTCGGCATCTGGCTGATCGTCCTCGGCGTGTTCGAAGTCGTGTCGTCGTTCGGCATCCGCAGTGCCTCCAAGAAGGGAGCAGAGGCCCTAAGGCCCTAA
- a CDS encoding adenylate/guanylate cyclase domain-containing protein, which produces MVAKRCAAQQPAGSRRTPDCVGAVRSQPRARNQVYVERIARSSRILNLTASMAVFVSAGFGLVQILAAPALWWTGVINIAAALIYAFVPVLHRFGELVSPLTFIGTAYVSIFTICWFVGTGSGLQFYFLVAACLVVLQLGVDRIFLASGLAAIAAGMVIILQFLVPRDTGAQPPWALSLSFVVTTISACVMVVATVWYAVREIVRAEAAMELEYERSEALLANILPASVAERLKDPARNVIADKYNDASVLFADIAGFTERASDMPPEQLIRFLDRLYGDFDALVDRHGLEKIKVSGDSYMVVSGVPQPRADHVEALASLALDMADAASRLKDLQGNPLPLRIGLASGPVVAGVVGSRRFFYDVWGDAVNVASRMESTDSVGRIQVPEDVYQRLRDDFVLQERGRVDVKGKGVMRTWYLVGRRPDTDAENLRAGTPETARV; this is translated from the coding sequence GTGGTGGCTAAGCGGTGCGCTGCCCAACAACCAGCAGGTTCGCGGCGAACACCGGACTGCGTAGGGGCAGTTCGGTCACAACCGCGCGCTCGCAACCAGGTGTACGTCGAACGGATCGCCCGCAGTAGCCGCATTCTCAATCTCACCGCGTCGATGGCGGTCTTCGTCAGCGCCGGTTTCGGATTGGTCCAGATTCTCGCCGCACCCGCCCTGTGGTGGACCGGCGTCATCAACATCGCCGCAGCCTTGATCTACGCCTTTGTCCCGGTGCTGCATCGCTTCGGTGAGCTCGTCTCGCCGTTGACGTTCATCGGGACGGCCTACGTGTCCATCTTCACGATCTGCTGGTTCGTCGGCACCGGCTCCGGATTGCAGTTCTACTTCCTCGTCGCGGCCTGCCTGGTCGTGCTACAGCTGGGCGTCGACCGCATCTTTCTCGCGTCCGGCCTGGCCGCGATCGCCGCAGGCATGGTGATCATTCTCCAGTTCCTGGTTCCGCGCGATACCGGCGCGCAACCGCCGTGGGCGTTGTCGCTGAGCTTCGTCGTCACCACCATCTCCGCGTGCGTGATGGTGGTGGCGACCGTGTGGTACGCGGTGCGCGAGATCGTCCGGGCCGAAGCGGCCATGGAACTCGAGTACGAACGCTCCGAGGCATTGCTGGCCAACATCCTGCCGGCCAGTGTGGCCGAACGGCTAAAAGACCCGGCGCGCAACGTGATTGCCGACAAATACAACGACGCCTCGGTCTTGTTCGCCGACATCGCCGGCTTCACCGAGCGGGCCAGCGACATGCCGCCCGAGCAACTGATCCGCTTCCTGGACCGGCTCTACGGCGACTTCGATGCGTTGGTGGACAGGCACGGACTGGAGAAAATCAAAGTCAGCGGCGACTCGTACATGGTTGTCAGCGGTGTCCCCCAGCCGCGGGCGGATCACGTCGAGGCGCTGGCATCCCTCGCGCTCGACATGGCCGACGCCGCAAGCCGACTCAAGGATTTGCAGGGTAATCCGCTACCGCTGCGCATCGGGCTGGCCAGCGGGCCCGTGGTCGCCGGAGTGGTGGGTTCGCGCCGGTTTTTCTACGACGTGTGGGGCGACGCGGTCAACGTCGCATCCCGCATGGAATCCACTGACTCTGTGGGCCGAATTCAAGTGCCCGAAGACGTCTATCAGCGACTCCGCGACGACTTCGTGCTGCAGGAACGCGGGCGCGTCGACGTCAAGGGCAAAGGCGTCATGCGCACCTGGTATCTGGTCGGGCGCCGACCCGACACTGACGCCGAAAATCTGCGCGCCGGAACACCGGAGACGGCCCGGGTCTGA
- a CDS encoding DUF732 domain-containing protein, with protein MRVWSTHTPRPRSAWILDGATVFAGALVGASLILTAATSCAGAAGADPSQQDQFLALLGQEQIPPTGDGEVPGVVARAHQLCAAANGGTPINALVDEEMNRGYAENPALRLYADRVRRTAVRFITASVDIYCPNHKGELPPYE; from the coding sequence ATGCGCGTTTGGAGCACCCACACCCCACGGCCACGGTCCGCCTGGATACTCGACGGCGCGACCGTGTTCGCCGGCGCGTTGGTTGGCGCGTCGCTAATCCTGACCGCCGCAACCTCATGCGCCGGCGCGGCGGGCGCCGATCCAAGCCAACAGGATCAATTTCTGGCGCTGCTCGGACAAGAACAGATTCCGCCCACTGGTGACGGCGAAGTGCCCGGCGTCGTCGCCCGAGCCCACCAGCTTTGCGCCGCAGCCAATGGCGGTACCCCGATTAACGCCCTGGTGGACGAAGAGATGAACCGCGGATACGCGGAGAACCCGGCATTGCGCCTATATGCCGATCGAGTGCGAAGAACCGCCGTCAGATTTATCACCGCGTCGGTGGACATCTACTGCCCGAACCACAAAGGCGAGCTCCCGCCGTACGAGTAG
- a CDS encoding ANTAR domain-containing response regulator: MTDGDAQTPHRVLIAEDEALIRLDLAEMLREEGYDIVGEAGDGQEAVELAEQLNPDLVIMDVKMPRRDGIDAASEIASKRIAPIVVLTAFSQRDLVEKARDAGAMAYLVKPFTISDLIPAIEVALSRFSEIRALEREVETLSDRLETRKLVERAKGLLQANQGMTEPEAFKWIQRAAMDRRTTMKHVAEVVLETLDGAKDANG; encoded by the coding sequence ATGACCGATGGTGACGCTCAGACCCCGCACCGCGTTCTGATCGCCGAGGACGAGGCGCTGATCCGGCTCGACTTGGCCGAGATGCTGCGCGAAGAGGGCTATGACATCGTCGGCGAAGCCGGCGACGGCCAGGAAGCCGTCGAGCTGGCCGAGCAGCTGAACCCCGACCTGGTGATCATGGACGTCAAGATGCCACGCCGCGACGGCATCGACGCCGCGTCGGAGATCGCCAGCAAGCGAATCGCCCCGATTGTGGTGCTGACCGCGTTCAGCCAACGCGACCTCGTCGAGAAAGCCCGCGACGCCGGCGCGATGGCGTATCTGGTCAAGCCATTCACCATCTCCGACTTGATCCCCGCAATTGAGGTGGCGCTCAGCCGTTTCAGCGAAATCCGGGCGCTGGAGCGCGAAGTCGAGACACTGTCCGACCGGCTGGAGACGCGCAAGCTCGTCGAACGGGCCAAGGGCCTGCTGCAGGCCAACCAGGGCATGACCGAGCCCGAAGCGTTCAAGTGGATTCAGCGTGCGGCGATGGACCGGCGGACCACCATGAAGCACGTCGCCGAAGTCGTCCTGGAAACGCTGGACGGCGCGAAGGACGCCAACGGCTAG